A genome region from Cherax quadricarinatus isolate ZL_2023a chromosome 59, ASM3850222v1, whole genome shotgun sequence includes the following:
- the LOC128698725 gene encoding mucin-2, protein MINTQVISDVNNDLQGRCGTVVRANSKKERYHKRGRIMVVRPTLATMAMPLILVFTLALVVTNTASPLEGDIKKEGLKDVFSEYDYEDSDELWREKSRSGLCVPGCRREGAIRPDRTSCHHYYICILQQQQLVLLRCLCPPYAPVFNRYRQKCSRSARCRPSCASLDHLFLTWEPLIYGDHQCFTSVTIYVTTPVTIPDATAVTIPDATAVAISATANTTTSGSTSITGNTTTTVNAATNTTAIFGGLISSDITDTITIPSSVTIATTMITHSPVPTTISTPFVTIIPSSNTVPHSPTGISPFPVNFTDIDISDLTIPALVTTIPSLTTIPETAVTLTITTTLPPLATLEPETEPITIPAFTTSATLTSSWGCNSIQCVSLNSRVQDLHNCSRYYKCILEEGRLVARPFICPSAMPVFSHPLQLCLAGVKCHTPCSLSPVISQEVDALNLTETEIPVDDSQDTTYPETSPVVPLTFIDTSDSYLVASDVTTMSPEATDGVITSSDNITDIIASSEMSTIVSVLADIQVVTPSSPDNYSVSPTSPKTPTIIPSLDIPKVVTASPDVLEVVSVSGTPETSSTIFLIPITALAVFPDNVTLFDINTGDEYGEAAVTVTNSEISGLPTVALSPEMTDTFEATIKPTDVPGVSAETPLTGVAAVAEVSTVTLPWEATCDLLCPAPDVMVEDPHDCHYYFLCRFTKDFLPTPIRIKCPPKRPVFNAVAGGVCVERYPCMVRCSINATINILTPSQPTVTSVSAHPDVNTITTPASDATTLSSLSPYDVNTITTFESTPATSASLSPRPDNTITISTSVTLTSLPLYPANFNTDTNSTTEATTTLDKTHTNFTSDCNPTCLVADSWLADPTDCHYFYVCHFINDDIARPRRIKCPFYRPIFNQELGRCTAEGRCVTSCTHATNLSETAVSSTALDTPNCLPTCVFPNSRMSDPTDCYHYYICILLDSLFPQAVRKKCPQSRPFFDNTRKVCMPDAKCTITCSQQGSTAALTETLVPPADACYPVCLQPESLVADPQDCNHYYICSATSGTNVSPTRVRCPSHLPVFDHFTGSCSRNARCTATCKSKIFSTTPAPTESIPTNMINSSSSSTATTTTHSVLDSSVGEGYKPWGCHRPNCSSHNTLHHDPLDCHYYYLCMIDRGEYHLTRIRCSPQRPIFHLPTYTCRRSVPCITTCQDKNALSSVITHATSTSINTADTSPTTHTTVTSINVADTSNIIVTSFSNTTTTGNTSSITDITSTTGVTSTTGDVTFTTGDVISTTGDVTPTTGDVTSTTGDVTSTTGSVTSTTGDVTSTTGDVTSTTGDVTSTTGDVTSTTEVVSFITDVSHTTDVSHTTNVSHYTEEGDIGDDVRCEAVCPRAGILIADLSNCHKYFVCVYLNSLAPRPVRATCPTHTPVFDATKGRCVGHAPCYQPCSQHSQPPTPAGISLSLPVVSGTLGVGGVCPHSGYFARGGCSSNSYTNCYQKSVGVVEWCPTGLVFNTVPTYPYCVPPSHCPYDPVTQGITVNTTACLHPGSFPKCDHCCPNFIHCQSSPSGRGYHPVVRRCPGGLVFNTDPRYPMCVQSRECPTGRPHAAKCERVGNYPACPGCCSNYYHCTNEGHLQPRTCSFSLVFNPNPEYPFCVLPWNCPYIPLADSGLP, encoded by the exons AGTAGGAGTGGGTTGTGTGTGCCGGGTTGCAGACGAGAGGGAGCTATCAGACCGGACCGGacttcctgccaccactactatatatgtatcctgcagcagcagcaattgGTCCTCCTGCGGTGCTTGTGTCCTCCTTACGCACCCGTCTTCAACAG GTATCGCCAAAAGTGCTCCAGAAGCGCAAGATGTCGCCCCTCCTGCGCCTCCCTCGACCACCTCTTCCTCACCTGGGAGCCGCTCATTTATGGAGACCACCAGTGTTTCACCAGTGTCACCATATATGTTACTACACCTGTCACCATACCTGATGCTACAGCTGTCACCATACCTGATGCTACAGCTGTCGCCATATCTGCTACTGCCAACACTACAACATCGGGtagcaccagtatcactggcaacACAACTACTACTGTCAATGCCGCCACCAACACAACTGCCATATTTGGCGGCTTAATATCTTCGGATATCACAGATACCATTACTATACCGTCTTCGGTTACCATAGCCACTACCATGATCACTCACTCACCAGtccccactaccatcagtacaccATTTGTAACTATCATACCCAGCAGCAATACAGTGCCTCACAGTCCCACAGGCATTTCACCATTTCCAGTAAACTTCACTGATATTGATATATCTGACCTCACCATTCCTGCTCTCGTCACTACAATACCATCACTAACCACCATACCAGAAACAGctgtcacactcaccatcaccacaacattaccacctctAGCCACCCTTGAACCTGAGACCGAACCTATCACCATACCAGCCTTCACCACATCCGCGACACTGACAAGTTCCTGGGGCTGTAACAGCATACAATGTGTGTCGCTTAATTCTCGAGTACAGGACTTGCACAACTGTAGCAGGTACTACAAGTGTATCCTAGAGGAAGGCCGCCTTGTAGCCCGTCCCTTCATCTGTCCAAGTGCCATGCCCGTGTTCAGCCACCCGCTGCAGCTTTGTCTCGCAGGGGTCAAGTGTCACACTCCGTGTTCCCTCTCTCCCGTAATCTCTCAAGAGGTCGACGCTCTTAATCTTACGGAAACAGAGATACCCGTAGATGATAGCCAAGATACGACATATCCTGAAACATCTCCAGTTGTTCCACTAACGTTTATAGATACTTCAGATTCTTACTTAGTGGCCTCTGATGTCACAACGATGTCACCAGAGGCTACAGATGGGGTCATAACTTCATCCGATAATATCACAGATATAATAGCATCATCCGAAATGTCTACCATAGTCTCAGTATTAGCTGACATACAGGTTGTGACGCCATCATCACCAGACAATTATTCAGTCTCCCCGACATCACCCAAAACCCCTACCATCATTCCATCACTAGACATACCTAAGGTCGTCACAGCGTCACCTGATGTACTTGAAGTAGTCTCAGTATCTGGTACACCTGAAACATCATCAACGATATTTCTTATACCTATTACAGCGCTTGCAGTATTTCCAGACAATGTAACGCTATTTGATATAAACACAGGTGATGAATATGGTGAGGCAGCTGTAACTGTTACAAATTCGGAAATATCCGGGTTACCAACAGTTGCACTATCACCAGAAATGACGGATACATTTGAGGCAACTATCAAACCAACAGACGTTCCTGGTGTGTCTGCCGAGACACCACTGACAGGAGTGGCGGCTGTCGCCGAGGTCAGTACTGTAACTCTTCCGTGGGAAGCGACGTGTGACTTACTGTGCCCAGCGCCAGATGTTATGGTTGAGGATCCTCATGACTGTCACTACTACTTTCTATGTCGGTTTACTAAGGACTTTCTTCCGACACCCATTAGGATAAAATGTCCACCAAAACGACCAGTGTTTAATGccgtggctggtggtgtgtgcgTGGAGAGATACCCTTGTATGGTGAGGTGCTCTATCAACGCCACTATTAATATCTTGACACCTTCGCAACCCACAGTCACTTCCGTTTCGGCACATCCCGACGTTAATACCATTACAACTCCCGCCTCCGATGcaactacactctcctcactctctccatATGATGTTAATACCATCACAACTTTCGAGTCCACTCCAGCTACATCCGCCTCTCTCTCCCCACGACCCGATAATACCATTACAATCTCTACTTCAGTTACACTCACCTCCCTCCCCCTATATCCAGCCAATTTTAACACTGATACTAACTCTACAACAGAAGCCACTACCACGCTTGACAAGACACATACGAACTTTACCTCTGACTGTAATCCGACGTGTCTAGTCGCTGACTCCTGGTTGGCAGACCCAACGGACTGTCACTACTTTTATGTCTGCCACTTTATAAATGATGACATAGCCAGACCTCGTCGCATCAAATGCCCATTTTATCGACCAATCTTCAATCAGGAGCTGGGAAGATGCACTGCCGAGGGTCGCTGTGTCACCTCTTGTACTCATGCAACAAACTTAAGTGAGACAGCCGTGTCTTCTACAGCGCTTGACACACCCAACTGTCTCCCCACTTGTGTATTCCCGAACTCTCGTATGTCAGACCCCACAGACTGTTATCATTACTACATTTGTATCCTTCTCGACAGCCTTTTTCCCCAGGCCGTCCGCAAGAAGTGCCCACAGTCAAGGCCATTTTTCGACAATACAAGAAAAGTTTGTATGCCAGATGCCAAGTGCACAATAACTTGCAGTCAACAAGGTTCAACAGCCGCCCTTACAGAAACTCTTGTACCCCCAGCTGACGCCTGCTACCCAGTATGTCTCCAGCCAGAGTCTTTGGTGGCTGACCCCCAAGACTGTAACCATTACTACATCTGTTCAGCCACCAGCGGTACTAATGTCAGTCCCACCAGGGTAAGGTGCCCATCACACCTCCCCGTCTTCGACCACTTCACAGGCAGCTGCTCCAGGAATGCCCGTTGTACTGCAACTTGCAAGTCAAAGATCTTCAGCACAACCCCTGCCCCTACCGAATCCATTCCTACTAACATGataaacagcagtagcagcagcaccgccaccactaccacccacagtgttctcgacagcagtgtgggagagggataCAAGCCGTGGGGATGTCATCGACCAAACTGTTCCTCACATAATACCCTCCACCACGACCCTTTggactgccactactactatctGTGTATGATTGACAGGGGTGAATATCATCTCACTAGGATCCGGTGTTCGCCCCAGAGACCTATCTTCCACCTGCCCACCTACACGTGTCGCAGGTCTGTTCCTTGCATTACCACCTGCCAAGATAAGAATGCTTTATCTTCTGTTATAACCCATGCCACAAGCACCAGTATTAACACAGCAGACACTAGTCCAACAACCCATACTACAGTCACCAGTATCAACGTAGCAGACACCAGTAACATTATAGTCACCAGCTTtagcaacaccacaaccacaggaAACACCAGCTCCATCACAGACATTACCTCCACCACAGGCGTTACCTCCACCACAGGGGATGTCACATTCACCACAGGGGATGTGATATCCACCACAGGGGATGTCACACCCACCACAGGGGATGTCACATCCACCACAGGGGATGTCACATCCACCACAGGGTCTGTCACGTCCACCACAGGAGATGTCACGTCCACCACAGGGGATGTCACATCCACCACAGGGGATGTCACATCCACCACAGGGGATGTCACATCCACCACAGAGGTTGTCAGCTTCATCACAGACGTAAGCCACACCACAGATGTGAGTCACACCACAAACGTAAGCCACTACACAGAGGAGGGTGACATCGGTGATGATGtgaggtgtgaggcagtgtgtccCCGCGCCGGTATCTTAATAGCAGACCTCAGTAACTGTCACAAGTACttcgtgtgtgtgtatctcaACAGTTTGGCTCCTCGACCCGTCCGTGCCAcctgtcccacacacacacctgtctttGACGCAACCAAAGGGAGGTGTGTGGGCCATGCTCCGTGCTACCAACCCTGTTCTCAACACTCACAGCCTCCAACACCTGCTGGTATATCTCTATCTTTACCAGTTGTTTCAGGTACCTTAGGAGTAGGTGGAGTGTGCCCCCACAGCGGGTACTTCGCGAGGGGTggctgcagtagcaacagttACACCAACTGCTACCAgaagagtgtgggtgtggtagagtGGTGCCCCACAGGACTGGTCTTCAACACTGTGCCCACATACCCCTACtgcgtccctccctcccactgcccATATGACCCAGTTACTCAGGGCATCACCGTTAACACAACTGCATGTCTCCACCCTGGAAGCTTTCCCAAGTGCGACCACTGCTGCCCTAACTTTATACACTGCCAGTCGTCACCGTCTGGCCGAGGATATCACCCAGTGGTCAGAAGGTGCCCCGGGGGACTGGTGTTCAACACAGACCCCAGGTACCCCATGTGTGTGCAGTCCCGTGAGTGCCCCACAGGGAGGCCCCATGCAGCCAAGTGTGAGAGAGTGGGCAACTACCCTGCTTGTCCGGGCTGCTGCAGTAACTATTACCACTGCACTAATGAGGGCCACCTACAGCCCAGGACCTGCTCTTTCTCCCTCGTTTTCAATCCCAACCCAGAATATCCTTTCTGCGTCCTTCCCTGGAATTGTCCCTACATCCCTCTTGCTGATTCAGGTCTTCCCTGA